Proteins encoded in a region of the Sterolibacterium denitrificans genome:
- the ychF gene encoding redox-regulated ATPase YchF, with translation MSLKCGIVGLPNVGKSTLFNALTKAGIEAANYPFCTIEPNIGIVEVPDPRLAQLAEIVKPQKVQHAIVEFVDIAGLVAGASKGEGLGNQFLANIRETDAIVHVVRCFHDDNVVHVSGSVDPIRDIEVIDTELALADMSTVEKALARYSKQARAGGDKEARLLVDVLEKCQAQLDQAKPVRALDLSREEWANLKPFCLITAKPVLYAANVAEDGFENNPHLDAVRDHAAREGAEVVALCAAIEAEIADLDDADKQDFLESMGLAEPGLDRLIRAGYKLLGLQTYFTAGVKEVRAWTIHAGDTAPQAAGVIHTDFERGFIRAQTIAFDDFIRYKGEAGAKEAGKMRAEGKEYVVKDGDVLNFLFNV, from the coding sequence ATGAGCCTCAAATGCGGCATCGTCGGCCTACCCAACGTCGGCAAGTCCACCCTCTTCAACGCCCTCACCAAGGCCGGCATCGAAGCCGCCAACTATCCCTTCTGCACCATTGAGCCGAACATCGGCATCGTCGAAGTGCCCGATCCGCGCCTGGCGCAACTGGCTGAAATCGTCAAGCCGCAGAAGGTGCAGCATGCCATCGTCGAATTCGTGGACATCGCCGGCCTGGTTGCCGGCGCCAGCAAGGGCGAAGGCCTGGGCAACCAGTTCCTCGCCAACATCCGCGAAACCGATGCCATCGTCCATGTCGTGCGCTGCTTTCATGATGACAACGTGGTGCATGTCTCCGGCTCGGTCGACCCGATCCGCGACATCGAAGTCATCGACACCGAACTCGCCCTGGCCGACATGAGCACCGTCGAAAAGGCGCTCGCCCGCTACTCCAAGCAGGCCAGGGCCGGCGGCGACAAGGAAGCCAGGCTGCTGGTCGATGTATTGGAAAAATGCCAGGCCCAGCTCGACCAGGCCAAGCCGGTGCGCGCGCTCGACCTTTCCAGGGAAGAGTGGGCCAATCTCAAACCCTTCTGCCTGATCACCGCCAAGCCGGTACTCTACGCCGCCAACGTCGCCGAAGACGGCTTCGAGAACAATCCCCACCTCGACGCCGTGCGTGATCATGCCGCCAGGGAAGGCGCCGAAGTCGTCGCCCTGTGCGCCGCCATCGAAGCCGAAATCGCCGACCTCGACGACGCCGACAAGCAAGACTTCCTCGAATCCATGGGCCTGGCCGAACCCGGCCTCGACCGCCTGATCCGCGCCGGCTACAAGCTGCTGGGACTACAGACCTACTTCACCGCCGGCGTCAAGGAAGTCCGCGCCTGGACCATCCACGCCGGCGACACCGCGCCGCAGGCGGCCGGCGTCATCCACACCGACTTCGAACGCGGCTTCATCCGCGCCCAGACCATCGCCTTCGACGACTTCATCCGCTACAAGGGCGAAGCCGGCGCCAAGGAAGCCGGCAAGATGCGCGCCGAAGGCAAGGAATACGTGGTCAAGGATGGGGATGTGCTCAATTTCTTGTTCAACGTCTGA
- a CDS encoding porin family protein, protein MKQSNFLRLAAVLSLSLYAVSSLAADAGTGWYGGGGVGVSRVKDDAAGNGYVINRDARDTGYKIFGGYRFTPHVGLEGSYLDLGKENFNWRYNANESGVGTIAARAFSLAAVGRLPVGSGFSLLGKLGVANLQAKYRENWSQLGYSGTISQNHSKTVATYGVGAEYAIDQNLSMRAEYEAFDKAKANGVGIKTNLLSVGLEYRF, encoded by the coding sequence ATGAAGCAATCCAATTTCCTGCGTCTGGCCGCTGTGTTGTCCTTGTCGCTATACGCCGTTTCGAGTCTTGCGGCAGACGCTGGAACGGGCTGGTATGGCGGCGGCGGAGTCGGCGTCAGCCGTGTGAAGGACGATGCGGCGGGCAACGGTTATGTGATCAACCGGGATGCACGCGACACGGGCTACAAGATTTTCGGGGGCTATCGCTTCACGCCGCATGTCGGCCTGGAAGGAAGCTATCTCGACCTGGGCAAGGAGAATTTCAACTGGCGCTACAACGCGAACGAAAGCGGCGTGGGGACGATTGCAGCGCGGGCTTTCTCCCTGGCGGCGGTGGGTCGACTGCCCGTGGGTTCGGGGTTCTCACTGCTGGGCAAGCTGGGCGTAGCGAACCTGCAGGCCAAGTACCGGGAAAACTGGTCGCAGTTGGGATACAGCGGGACGATCAGCCAGAATCACTCGAAAACGGTAGCGACCTACGGCGTGGGCGCGGAATACGCGATCGACCAGAATTTGAGCATGCGCGCCGAGTACGAAGCCTTTGACAAGGCGAAAGCGAATGGCGTCGGAATCAAGACCAACTTGTTGTCGGTAGGCCTGGAATATCGCTTCTGA
- a CDS encoding DegT/DnrJ/EryC1/StrS family aminotransferase, giving the protein MSDQPICVTQPYLPPLEEFTPYLEKIWANKILTNGGPFHQQFEQALCNHLGVPHVALLSNGTLSLITALQALRVTGEVITTPYSFVATAHALLWHGCEPVFVDVEPRTLNLDPARIEAAITPRTTAIMPVHCYGNPCDTAAIRKIADDYKLRVIYDAAHAFAVQDEGGSVLRHGDLSVLSFHATKVFNTFEGGAIICPDAETKQRIDHLKNFGFVDETTVVVPGINAKMSEINAAFGLLQLQHMPGVMRRRAEIDARYRQQLQGIEGIHCLPQAGQRSANHAYFPVLVQPGYPLGRDALYQKLKDRGIHARRYFYPLIPDFPMYRHLPSADRANLPVATHAAAQVLCLPIYPALTDEQQERIVGVIVEAAA; this is encoded by the coding sequence ATGAGCGATCAACCCATCTGCGTCACCCAGCCCTACCTGCCTCCGCTGGAAGAATTCACGCCCTATCTGGAAAAAATCTGGGCCAATAAAATTCTCACCAACGGCGGTCCCTTTCATCAGCAGTTCGAACAAGCCCTGTGCAACCATCTGGGTGTGCCGCACGTCGCGCTGCTCTCCAACGGCACCCTGTCCCTCATCACCGCGCTGCAGGCTCTGCGCGTGACGGGTGAAGTCATCACCACGCCGTATTCCTTCGTCGCTACCGCCCACGCGTTGCTGTGGCATGGCTGCGAACCCGTATTCGTGGATGTGGAGCCGCGCACCCTCAACCTCGACCCCGCCAGGATCGAGGCTGCCATTACTCCGCGCACCACCGCCATCATGCCGGTGCACTGCTACGGCAACCCCTGCGACACCGCGGCTATCCGGAAGATTGCCGACGATTACAAGCTGCGCGTCATCTACGATGCCGCTCATGCCTTTGCCGTGCAGGATGAAGGTGGCAGCGTGCTGCGTCATGGCGATTTGTCGGTGCTGAGTTTTCACGCCACCAAGGTCTTCAACACTTTCGAGGGCGGCGCCATCATTTGCCCCGACGCCGAGACCAAGCAGCGCATCGACCACCTGAAGAACTTCGGTTTCGTCGATGAAACCACCGTCGTCGTTCCCGGCATCAATGCCAAGATGAGCGAAATCAACGCCGCCTTTGGCTTGCTGCAACTGCAGCACATGCCCGGGGTCATGCGGCGCCGCGCCGAGATCGATGCCCGCTACCGCCAGCAGTTGCAAGGCATCGAAGGCATCCACTGCCTGCCGCAGGCCGGGCAGCGCAGCGCCAACCACGCTTACTTCCCGGTGCTGGTGCAGCCCGGCTACCCTTTGGGCCGCGATGCGCTCTACCAAAAGCTCAAAGACCGGGGCATCCACGCAAGGCGCTACTTTTATCCGCTGATTCCCGACTTTCCCATGTACCGGCACCTGCCCTCGGCCGACCGCGCCAATCTGCCGGTGGCGACCCATGCGGCGGCACAGGTGCTGTGCCTGCCGATTTATCCGGCGCTGACCGACGAGCAACAGGAACGCATCGTGGGCGTGATCGTGGAGGCGGCGGCATGA
- a CDS encoding glycosyltransferase, whose protein sequence is MNSPAQVLQNFRALPLPIEEEIVSGWKDSEGRPVVSIACVAYNHENYIRDALKGFLIQKTDFPFEIVIHDDASTDGTAEIIREYEARYPRIIKSICQKENRFSQGRKPIHLMERHFAGEFVAFCDGDDFWCDRNKLSIQAGFLRSNPDVFISSHDAFVIDEKGNIIENSQLPDFQKRDFSGEDLALGKVWLLTLNWMYRNVPIDFAPEQEKVLNGDTFRTSMFGAFGGSHHHADIENSAYRIHAGGVWSMLSEANKMDAQLNTWFWMYRYYKRIGKPAYADAYYRKVVRAILERADWFTLSKEYLFKLFQVKKIKAMVPDNIKTFIKLKLMK, encoded by the coding sequence ATGAATTCCCCAGCGCAGGTCCTGCAGAACTTTCGCGCATTGCCTCTTCCAATCGAAGAGGAAATCGTCTCGGGTTGGAAAGATTCGGAAGGCAGGCCCGTGGTCAGCATAGCCTGCGTTGCGTACAACCATGAAAACTACATAAGGGATGCCTTGAAGGGATTCCTGATACAGAAGACGGATTTTCCCTTTGAGATCGTCATTCACGATGATGCTTCTACGGACGGAACTGCGGAAATCATCAGGGAATACGAAGCAAGGTACCCGAGAATCATTAAATCGATTTGCCAGAAAGAAAATCGGTTTTCCCAAGGAAGGAAGCCCATCCATTTGATGGAAAGGCACTTTGCGGGTGAGTTCGTGGCATTCTGCGATGGCGATGACTTCTGGTGCGACCGGAATAAATTGTCCATTCAAGCCGGGTTTCTGAGAAGCAACCCTGATGTTTTCATCAGCAGCCACGACGCGTTCGTCATCGATGAAAAAGGCAATATCATCGAAAACTCGCAGTTGCCCGATTTTCAGAAAAGGGATTTCTCCGGCGAAGATCTGGCGCTTGGCAAAGTCTGGCTGTTGACCCTGAACTGGATGTACAGGAATGTTCCAATTGACTTTGCGCCGGAGCAGGAAAAGGTGCTGAATGGCGATACTTTCCGTACCAGCATGTTTGGCGCTTTTGGCGGCAGCCATCACCATGCCGATATAGAAAACTCGGCATACCGTATTCATGCGGGCGGTGTTTGGTCCATGTTGAGCGAAGCAAACAAGATGGACGCGCAGTTGAATACGTGGTTCTGGATGTACAGGTATTACAAGCGTATTGGAAAGCCGGCGTATGCCGATGCCTATTACAGGAAAGTTGTCAGGGCGATACTCGAGCGTGCAGATTGGTTTACCCTGTCGAAAGAATATCTCTTCAAGCTTTTCCAGGTGAAGAAAATCAAAGCCATGGTGCCGGACAATATCAAGACATTCATAAAACTGAAATTGATGAAATAA
- a CDS encoding acetyltransferase: MAIHSDKPLILFGSSMFSSLAWYCLSHDSPYQVAAFTVDRNYMGNGGTHEGLPVVPFEELAQRYPPDSFGVLLPLGYHAINGLRRDRFLQTLDMGYEVASYLSSRASVWPDLVIGRNCLVYEGAVIQPFAVIGDNVLIRSNAHVSHHCRIEDHAFIAAGAVLGGGVTVGKQAFVGLGAVIRDGLVIAERSFIGAGAVVVADTEPDAVYVGNPARKIGRNSLEVTK, translated from the coding sequence TTGGCAATTCATTCAGACAAGCCGCTGATATTGTTTGGTAGTTCCATGTTTTCCAGTCTGGCCTGGTACTGCCTGTCGCATGACAGCCCGTACCAGGTTGCCGCATTCACGGTTGACAGAAATTACATGGGGAACGGGGGAACCCACGAGGGATTGCCTGTCGTTCCTTTCGAGGAGCTGGCGCAAAGATACCCGCCTGATTCCTTCGGGGTTTTGCTGCCGCTTGGTTACCATGCCATCAACGGGCTGCGCCGCGATCGCTTTTTGCAGACGCTCGATATGGGTTATGAGGTGGCATCGTATCTGTCGAGCCGGGCCAGCGTCTGGCCGGACCTCGTCATCGGCAGGAACTGCCTGGTCTATGAAGGCGCCGTGATTCAGCCATTTGCCGTCATCGGCGACAATGTGCTGATACGGAGCAATGCGCATGTTTCACACCACTGCAGAATCGAAGACCATGCTTTCATCGCGGCGGGCGCCGTGCTGGGTGGCGGCGTGACCGTCGGCAAACAGGCTTTTGTCGGCTTGGGCGCGGTCATCAGGGATGGTCTGGTCATCGCCGAAAGAAGCTTCATCGGCGCCGGTGCCGTGGTCGTCGCGGATACCGAACCGGATGCCGTTTATGTCGGCAATCCCGCGCGTAAGATCGGGCGCAACTCGCTCGAAGTAACGAAATGA
- a CDS encoding 3-keto-5-aminohexanoate cleavage protein, with amino-acid sequence MNEVILNFAPTGMLPGKSETPHVPLSVSEIVEDVLRANEIGITMAHLHARDEISGVPTSRAEVFASIIEGIRAYAPELILCVTCSGRHANTFEQRSAVLRLDGSAKPDMGSLTLSSLNFSHQASINAPDMIQALAQLMLARGILPELEAFDPGMINYARYLEKKGLLKPPHYFNLIAGNIASAQADLLHIGVMLRELPPDAFWSLGGIGNAQLDMNLLGIAAGGGIRVGLEDNIWFDPERTRLASNADCLKRMHDIIRALGKQVMPAATLRRQLGLLPGNGQYGRLAEGATDFPPPDCNSTTSRD; translated from the coding sequence ATGAATGAAGTAATCCTCAACTTTGCCCCGACCGGCATGCTGCCGGGCAAGTCCGAAACCCCGCATGTGCCGCTGTCGGTCAGCGAGATCGTCGAGGATGTCCTGCGGGCGAATGAGATCGGCATCACCATGGCGCATCTGCATGCGCGCGACGAGATCAGCGGCGTGCCGACTTCCCGGGCGGAGGTGTTCGCCAGCATCATCGAAGGCATACGCGCCTACGCGCCGGAACTCATTCTTTGCGTAACCTGCAGCGGCCGCCATGCCAATACCTTCGAGCAGCGCAGCGCCGTGCTCAGGCTCGATGGATCGGCAAAGCCGGACATGGGCAGTCTGACGTTGAGTTCGCTCAACTTCAGCCACCAGGCCAGCATCAACGCGCCCGACATGATTCAGGCGCTTGCGCAGTTGATGCTGGCGCGCGGGATCCTGCCGGAGCTCGAGGCATTCGATCCCGGCATGATCAACTATGCCCGCTATCTGGAAAAGAAGGGCTTGCTCAAGCCGCCGCACTACTTCAATCTGATCGCCGGAAATATCGCCAGCGCCCAGGCCGATCTGCTGCATATCGGCGTCATGCTTCGCGAGCTGCCGCCCGATGCCTTCTGGAGCCTGGGCGGCATCGGCAATGCCCAACTCGACATGAACCTGCTCGGTATTGCCGCCGGGGGCGGCATTCGCGTCGGTCTGGAAGACAATATCTGGTTCGATCCCGAACGGACGCGCCTGGCAAGCAACGCGGATTGTCTGAAGCGCATGCACGACATCATTCGCGCCCTGGGCAAGCAAGTGATGCCCGCCGCAACCCTGCGCAGGCAGCTTGGTTTGCTGCCCGGCAACGGGCAGTACGGCCGATTGGCGGAAGGCGCCACGGACTTTCCGCCGCCTGACTGCAACTCAACCACTAGCCGCGACTAA
- a CDS encoding NAD-dependent epimerase/dehydratase family protein encodes MAGHLVLTGATGYLGHAVLDELRRTKRTSGFDRITATFHRHKVTSSAPSVPSVEFLSFAELLHGSFDFGDVDIVCHLGVPRVKPDDPQLASSVTDLQLLLIKAANAGVRGFIYASSQAVYGVTRPVWHESSPLAPVTAHGWGKLAGEQLVKTVSESLSDLTGISLRLPKLIGPGSGFRMNQGEWVHALVHAALQGRKISLSQQFLAQQFDFMDVRDAASVITCILARPPKTWPKVLNIGLGSHMTGKELIAVVSEFCEMKYNKPLRYDVEASPLHSRNFGMDVTALSEYLNGFSKRALEDTIADICEFVIGH; translated from the coding sequence ATGGCAGGTCATCTCGTTCTAACCGGCGCCACAGGTTATCTCGGTCATGCTGTGCTTGATGAACTCAGGCGTACGAAGCGCACGTCGGGCTTTGATCGCATTACGGCCACATTTCATCGGCATAAGGTGACGAGTAGCGCCCCATCCGTCCCATCCGTTGAATTCCTTTCATTTGCCGAACTTCTACATGGAAGCTTTGACTTCGGTGATGTAGACATTGTTTGCCATCTGGGCGTGCCAAGGGTCAAGCCCGACGATCCACAGTTGGCATCGTCAGTGACGGATTTGCAGTTGCTGTTGATCAAGGCCGCCAACGCGGGAGTGCGGGGATTCATCTACGCATCGTCACAGGCGGTCTATGGCGTGACCAGGCCTGTCTGGCATGAAAGCTCGCCGCTGGCGCCAGTAACGGCTCATGGGTGGGGCAAGTTGGCTGGAGAACAGTTGGTCAAAACCGTCTCGGAAAGTCTGTCTGACCTAACGGGAATTTCTTTGCGTCTGCCCAAACTGATCGGGCCCGGCAGCGGCTTCCGAATGAATCAGGGTGAATGGGTACACGCGCTGGTCCATGCTGCGCTCCAAGGAAGGAAAATTTCGCTCAGTCAGCAGTTTCTCGCGCAACAGTTCGACTTCATGGACGTCAGAGATGCTGCATCTGTTATCACCTGTATTCTGGCTCGTCCACCCAAAACCTGGCCAAAAGTCCTGAACATTGGTCTTGGCAGTCACATGACGGGCAAGGAACTGATCGCTGTAGTGAGCGAATTCTGCGAAATGAAATACAACAAGCCCTTGCGATACGACGTTGAGGCCTCACCCCTGCACTCGCGAAACTTTGGCATGGATGTCACGGCCCTCTCCGAGTATTTGAATGGTTTTTCGAAGCGAGCGCTCGAAGATACGATTGCGGATATCTGCGAGTTCGTCATTGGACATTGA